The Halonatronomonas betaini DNA window TAGCAATAGATTCAGCTGACCGGTACTAATAGATCGAGGTCTTCTCATCCTTCCCCATGCATCTTTGAAGGTGTGACCTATATTCCTATATCTTTTATTATCTCTGCATCCTGCAGAGATTTTTTGTTTTTAGGGGTATTTTAGTAAATTATTTTAATAACATGACAAAAAAAGAAGGAATTTATGAGTTTAGGTTTAATATTATATATAACACTTTAAATTAGTAAAAGCATAGAGGAGAAAGGAGATTATTACTAATGAAGAAGAAAATTTTAGGTTTTGTTGTGTTGGTTATGGCTTTTTCTTTATTATTTTCTAACAGTCTTGGTGTTATGGCTCAGGAACCACAGGAGGGTGGAGATTTAAGAATAGCTATTGGAGCCGATCCAGAATCGCTGGATCCATTATATGCTCAATCATCACCGGCTGCTATGGTTATGGTTCATATGATGGAAACTCTTTTTGAAATGACACCAGATGGGGATATTGTTCCACTCCTGGCTGAAGATTATGATGTTTCTGATGATGGTTTGGTTTATGATCTTTATTTGAGAGAAGGTGTGGAATTTCATGATGGGGAACCATTTAATGCTGAAGCAGTTAAATTTAATTTAGAGAGGCTTTTAGATCAGGGAGCTGTATATTCATTCTTAATTGATGCTATTACGGAAATAGAAGTTATAGATGAGTATACAATTAGAATTGCTACTGATGAGCCATTTGCTCCAATTCTTGCCCATCTTTCACATGACTTTATTTCAATGATTAGTCCTGCAGCAATTGATGCAGATGATCCTTCCCAGGATGCTGGCGAGAATATAGTAGGTACGGGTCCATTTAAAATGGATGGCTGGAATCGTGGAGAAGCTGTCTTAATGACAAGAAATGACGACTACTGGGGAGATAATGCCTATGTAGATACGTTTAGTGTTTTAATTGTTCCAGAAGAATCTACAAGGGTAGTTATGCTAGAGACTGGAGAGGCTCACGCTATTATGAATGTTCCGGCAAGAGATGTTTCTAGATTAGAAGAAAATCCTGATTTAACTGTAGAAAATGTTCCAAGTTTGAGAACATTATATGTTGGTTTAAATAATCATCGGGAGCCTTTTGATGATGTTAGAGTTAGAAAGGCTATGAATTATGCTGTTGATAGTGAAGCAATAGTTGAGCATATTATTGATGGTGCAGGTCGTCCATCAGATGCCCCTATTTCTCCTGATATATTTGGTTATTCAGGCCAGGAAATTTATCAGCATAACCCAGATAGAGCCCGTGAATTACTGGCTGAAGCCGGTTATGAAGATGGTTTAGAAGTTGAGTTTTACTATCCAGTTGGACGTTATCCAATGGATCAGACTATTTCCCAGGCAATACAGAGTCAGTTAGCTGATGTTGGAATAGATGCTAATATGACAACAATGGAATGGGCGACATATT harbors:
- a CDS encoding glutathione ABC transporter substrate-binding protein, with translation MKKKILGFVVLVMAFSLLFSNSLGVMAQEPQEGGDLRIAIGADPESLDPLYAQSSPAAMVMVHMMETLFEMTPDGDIVPLLAEDYDVSDDGLVYDLYLREGVEFHDGEPFNAEAVKFNLERLLDQGAVYSFLIDAITEIEVIDEYTIRIATDEPFAPILAHLSHDFISMISPAAIDADDPSQDAGENIVGTGPFKMDGWNRGEAVLMTRNDDYWGDNAYVDTFSVLIVPEESTRVVMLETGEAHAIMNVPARDVSRLEENPDLTVENVPSLRTLYVGLNNHREPFDDVRVRKAMNYAVDSEAIVEHIIDGAGRPSDAPISPDIFGYSGQEIYQHNPDRARELLAEAGYEDGLEVEFYYPVGRYPMDQTISQAIQSQLADVGIDANMTTMEWATYLEVVGGNEPEDVEHDMYFLGWGTVTGDADYGLYALFHSDEWAPYGNNWHFGDHEGVDELLHEARITPDPDIRQDLYAEAIELIWDDAPWIFLHSISQLNGVRNEVAGLIHHPREHIEAKRAYFIND